The proteins below come from a single Dasypus novemcinctus isolate mDasNov1 chromosome 22, mDasNov1.1.hap2, whole genome shotgun sequence genomic window:
- the LOC101445111 gene encoding LOW QUALITY PROTEIN: olfactory receptor 12D3-like (The sequence of the model RefSeq protein was modified relative to this genomic sequence to represent the inferred CDS: inserted 1 base in 1 codon) yields the protein MGAVSNLRVSLFFLTWLTSVQQMKPLFFVIFSIIYLVYLVGNGAILMTVILKPKLHSSMYFFLDKLSCLDICYSSVTLPKVLLNLLSMHKAISFLGCITQLHFFHFLGSTESILLAIMGFDHFVAICYPFHYSIIVYLQVCALLVPVTWLTSFFYALMNSVMMALLKFCDSKNLNHFFCNVKPLLELSCGDTLFSQRLLSIVTGSMSXGAFLLTFFSYFYIIGFLLLKSWSYSALHKALSTYASHIVVVGLFYGPVGFTFIHPASASSMTQDHVVAIIHSAVTKVLNPLIDILRNKAVMLPLRRTFMRRCSCKDCQQHCWD from the exons ATGGGTGCTGTTTCCAACCTCAGGG tgagtttgttttttttaacttggctGACCAGTGTTCAGCAAATGAAGCCTCTCTTCTTTGTGATTTTCTCCATCATTTATCTGGTATACTTGGTTGGAAATGGAGCTATATTAATGACTGTTATCTTGAAGCCAAAGTTGCACtcctctatgtatttttttctggacAAACTTTCTTGTCTGGATATCTGCTATTCTTCAGTGACCCTGCCCAAGGTGCTCTTAAACCTCCTCTCCATGCATAAGGCTATATCTTTCCTTGGCTGCATCACTCAGCTGCACTTCTTCCACTTCCTGGGAAGCACAGAGTCCATCTTACTGGCCATCATGGGCTTTGACCATTTTGTGGCCATCTGCTACCCATTCCACTACAGCATTATTGTGTACCTCCAGGTGTGTGCTCTGCTGGTACCTGTGACCTGGCTCACCAGCTTCTTTTATGCTCTGATGAATTCAGTCATGATGGCCCTCCTGAAATTTTGTGACTCTAAGAATCTCAATCACTTCTTCTGCAATGTCAAGCCCCTCTTGGAACTGTCTTGTGGTGACACACTATTCAGTCAAAGACTTCTTTCCATTGTCACAGGCAGCATGT TGGGAGCTTTCCTACTGACCTTCTTCTCCTACTTTTACATTATTGGCTTCCTTCTGCTCAAGAGCTGGTCCTACAGTGCACTCCACAAGGCTCTGTCCACATATGCCTCCCACATTGTGGTAGTGGGCCTCTTCTATGGGCCTGTGGGTTTCACCTTCATCCATCCTGCCTCAGCCTCCTCCATGACTCAGGACCATGTGGTGGCCATCATCCACAGTGCAGTCACCAAAGTGCTGAACCCCCTGATAGACATCCTCAGGAACAAAGCAGTGATGCTGCCTCTTAGGAGAACCTTCATGAGGAGGTGTTCATGTAAAGATTGCCAGCAGCACTGCTGGGACTGA